The following proteins come from a genomic window of Panicum hallii strain FIL2 chromosome 8, PHallii_v3.1, whole genome shotgun sequence:
- the LOC112903216 gene encoding CBS domain-containing protein CBSCBSPB3-like isoform X1: MSPTAAVALNRRTRSKPPSVASSRRSNDPTGAAANGNGNGNGNGKVSPKPGCPNHAAGGRTVKKLRLSKALTIPDGTTVAEACRMMAVRRVDAVLLTDANDLLSGIVTDKDIATRVIAEGLRVEQTMVSKIMTRNPVYVMSDTLAIEALQKMVQGKFRHLPVVENGEVIAMLNIAKCLYDAISRLEKAAEQGNALAAAVEGVERQLGGNISSSQNLIETLREQMYKLSLSTIITENTKVATASPSDPVYVATQKMRDLRVNSVVITAGNSLQGIFTSKDVLMRVVAQNLSPELTLVEKVMTAHPDCATLDMTILDALHIMHDGKFLHIPVLDGDGRVVACLDVLQLTHAAISMFEGGPGTANDVANTMMQKFWDSALALEPADEDFDSHSELSLVTPSEAGGGRSSMYPPAVGNSFVFKLRDQNGRMHRFTCGSESLDELISSVMQRLGIGGEKSTVQLLYEDDEGDKVLLTTDSDLAGAVLNAKSSRLKALKLHVDDSKNKVTAQQLSELEPSHGSQLTDVHYGLMACGIALTGVAMMVFLKHSV; the protein is encoded by the exons ATGAGCCCCACCGCCGCGGTGGCACTGAATCGCCGCACGCGCAGTAAGCCGCCGTCGGTCGCGTCCTCCCGCAGGTCCAATGATcccaccggcgccgccgccaacgGCAACGGCAACGGCAACGGCAACGGCAAGGTCTCCCCCAAGCCCGGCTGCCCCAACCACGCCGC AGGGGGGAGGACTGTCAAGAAGCTCCGGCTGTCCAAGGCGCTGACGATCCCGGACGGGACGACGGTCGCGGAGGCGTGCAGGATGATGGCGGTGAGGCGGGTCGACGCCGTGCTGCTCACCGACGCCAACGACCTGCTCTCCGGCATCGTAACGGACAAG GACATAGCCACGAGGGTGATTGCCGAGGGCCTGCGTGTTGAGCAAACAATGGTCTCCAAGATCATGACAAGGAACCCTGTGTATGTCATGTCTGACACACTTGCTATTGAGGCGCTGCAGAAAATGGTCCAAG GGAAATTTAGACACCTTCCAGTTGTGGAAAATGGTGAGGTTATTGCGATGCTGAACATTGCAAAATGCCTCTATGATGCGATATCAAGACTGGAGAAGGCAGCAGAGCAAGGAAATGCACTAGCAGCTGCTGTAGAAGGGGTTGAGCGTCAATTAGGGGGCAATATCTCAT CTTCCCAAAATCTCATAGAGACTCTGAGAGAACAGATGTATAAACTTTCTTTGTCAACAATTATCACGGAGAATACAAA AGTAGCAACTGCTTCACCTTCAGATCCTGTTTATGTAGCAACCCAGAAAATGCGTGACTTACGAGTTAATTCAGTTGTTATTACTGCTGGAAATTCACTGCAAGGAATCTTTAC CTCAAAGGATGTGCTTATGCGGGTTGTGGCGCAAAATCTTTCTCCTGAGTTAACTCTAGTAGAAAAG GTAATGACTGCACACCCCGACTGTGCTACATTAGACATGACAATCCTTGATGCACTACATATCATGCATGATGGCAAATTCTTGCATATTCCTGTTCTCGATGGAG ATGGGCGGGTCGTTGCTTGCTTGGATGTTCTGCAACTTACTCATGCAGCCATTTCAATG TTTGAAGGAGGTCCTGGGACTGCAAATGATGTGGCGAACACAATGATGCAGAAATTCTGGGACTCCGCTCTTGCTCTAGAGCCTGCAGACGAGGATTTTGATAGTCACAG TGAATTATCTTTAGTGACGCCATCAGAGGCTGGGGGTGGCAGGAGCAGTATGTATCCTCCTGCTGTTGGTAATTCATTTGTCTTTAAGCTTCGGGACCAGAATGGACGTATGCATAGATTTACTTGTG GGTCTGAGAGTTTAGATGAGTTGATATCTTCTGTAATGCAAAGATTAGGCATTGGTGGTGAAAAGAGCACAGTTCAACTTTTG TATGAGGATGATGAAGGTGACAAGGTGCTCCTGACTACAGATTCTGATCTTGCTGGTGCTGTGCTCAATGCCAAATCATCTAGATTAAAg GCTTTGAAGTTGCATGTTGACGACTCCAAAAACAAAGTGACAGCACAACAATTGTCAGAGCTAGAACCATCCCATGGAAGTCAATTGACGGATGTTCATTATGGTCTGATGGCTTGTGGAATTGCTCTAACAGGAGTAGCCATGATGGTTTTCTTGAAACACTCCGTGTAA
- the LOC112903216 gene encoding CBS domain-containing protein CBSCBSPB3-like isoform X2, with protein MSPTAAVALNRRTRSKPPSVASSRRSNDPTGAAANGNGNGNGNGKVSPKPGCPNHAAGGRTVKKLRLSKALTIPDGTTVAEACRMMAVRRVDAVLLTDANDLLSGIVTDKDIATRVIAEGLRVEQTMVSKIMTRNPVYVMSDTLAIEALQKMVQGKFRHLPVVENGEVIAMLNIAKCLYDAISRLEKAAEQGNALAAAVEGVERQLGGNISSSQNLIETLREQMYKLSLSTIITENTKVATASPSDPVYVATQKMRDLRVNSVVITAGNSLQGIFTSKDVLMRVVAQNLSPELTLVEKVMTAHPDCATLDMTILDALHIMHDGKFLHIPVLDGDGRVVACLDVLQLTHAAISMFEGGPGTANDVANTMMQKFWDSALALEPADEDFDSHSELSLVTPSEAGGGRSSMYPPAVGNSFVFKLRDQNGRMHRFTCGSESLDELISSVMQRLGIGGEKSTVQLLYEDDEGDKVLLTTDSDLAGFEVAC; from the exons ATGAGCCCCACCGCCGCGGTGGCACTGAATCGCCGCACGCGCAGTAAGCCGCCGTCGGTCGCGTCCTCCCGCAGGTCCAATGATcccaccggcgccgccgccaacgGCAACGGCAACGGCAACGGCAACGGCAAGGTCTCCCCCAAGCCCGGCTGCCCCAACCACGCCGC AGGGGGGAGGACTGTCAAGAAGCTCCGGCTGTCCAAGGCGCTGACGATCCCGGACGGGACGACGGTCGCGGAGGCGTGCAGGATGATGGCGGTGAGGCGGGTCGACGCCGTGCTGCTCACCGACGCCAACGACCTGCTCTCCGGCATCGTAACGGACAAG GACATAGCCACGAGGGTGATTGCCGAGGGCCTGCGTGTTGAGCAAACAATGGTCTCCAAGATCATGACAAGGAACCCTGTGTATGTCATGTCTGACACACTTGCTATTGAGGCGCTGCAGAAAATGGTCCAAG GGAAATTTAGACACCTTCCAGTTGTGGAAAATGGTGAGGTTATTGCGATGCTGAACATTGCAAAATGCCTCTATGATGCGATATCAAGACTGGAGAAGGCAGCAGAGCAAGGAAATGCACTAGCAGCTGCTGTAGAAGGGGTTGAGCGTCAATTAGGGGGCAATATCTCAT CTTCCCAAAATCTCATAGAGACTCTGAGAGAACAGATGTATAAACTTTCTTTGTCAACAATTATCACGGAGAATACAAA AGTAGCAACTGCTTCACCTTCAGATCCTGTTTATGTAGCAACCCAGAAAATGCGTGACTTACGAGTTAATTCAGTTGTTATTACTGCTGGAAATTCACTGCAAGGAATCTTTAC CTCAAAGGATGTGCTTATGCGGGTTGTGGCGCAAAATCTTTCTCCTGAGTTAACTCTAGTAGAAAAG GTAATGACTGCACACCCCGACTGTGCTACATTAGACATGACAATCCTTGATGCACTACATATCATGCATGATGGCAAATTCTTGCATATTCCTGTTCTCGATGGAG ATGGGCGGGTCGTTGCTTGCTTGGATGTTCTGCAACTTACTCATGCAGCCATTTCAATG TTTGAAGGAGGTCCTGGGACTGCAAATGATGTGGCGAACACAATGATGCAGAAATTCTGGGACTCCGCTCTTGCTCTAGAGCCTGCAGACGAGGATTTTGATAGTCACAG TGAATTATCTTTAGTGACGCCATCAGAGGCTGGGGGTGGCAGGAGCAGTATGTATCCTCCTGCTGTTGGTAATTCATTTGTCTTTAAGCTTCGGGACCAGAATGGACGTATGCATAGATTTACTTGTG GGTCTGAGAGTTTAGATGAGTTGATATCTTCTGTAATGCAAAGATTAGGCATTGGTGGTGAAAAGAGCACAGTTCAACTTTTG TATGAGGATGATGAAGGTGACAAGGTGCTCCTGACTACAGATTCTGATCTTGCTG GCTTTGAAGTTGCATGTTGA